The DNA region GCTGTGCAGTTGCAGGTCGAACTTGGCTTCGCGGCTGTGCCACGGCAGCTCTTCGGCAAGCAGACCCGGCAGGCGTTTCAGCGCACTGAGGTCGCGTTGCTGATGGTTGAACATGACTTGAAACAGACCTTGTTCACGGGCCTGCGGGAAGGCTTCGAGGAGTTGCTCGAACGGTAGATCCTGATTCGCCTGCGCACCCAGTGTGGCCTCGCGAGTCTGGCCCAGCAGCTCGACGAACGACAGGCGCGAATCGATCTTTGCGCGCAGCACCTGGGTGTTGATGAAGAAGCCAATCAAGCCTTGGGTTTCCAGGCGCGGACGGTTGGCATTCGGCACGCCGATGCGGATGTCGCGCTGACCGCTGTAGCGATGCAGCAAGCTCTGGAATGCCGAGAGCAGCAGCATGAACGGCGTCGACTGATGCGCCTGCGCGGTGTTGCGGATCGCATCGCTGAGACTCACGCCCAGACGTACGGTGTGGCGTGCTGCACTGTGAGTTTGCTTGGCGGATCGTGGGTAATCGGTGGCCAGTTCCAGCGCTGGATGCTCGTCACCCAACTGGTTTTTCCAGTAGGCCAGTTGCCGCTCGCCCTCACCTTGCGCCAGCCATTGGCGCTGCCAGCTGCCGTAGTCGGCGTACTGGGTTGGCAGTGGCGCGAGGCTGGCCGTCGCGCCCTGCGAAGCGGCGGCGTACAGGCGCGAGAATTCGTCGATCAAGATATTCAGCGACCAGCCATCGGCGATGATGTGGTGCAGCGTCACCAGCAACTGGTGATCTTCGTCGTCGAGACGCACCAGCGTCACCCACAGCAGCGGGCCTTTTTCCAGGTCGAACTGGCTGCGCGCTTCGTCTTCGCGGATCTGCTGCGCGCGGGCTTCACGCTCATGCGCCGGCAGGTCGCTGATGTCGATCAGTTGCAGGTTGAATTCGGCGGCGGCATCGACTTGTTGCAGGGCCACGCCGTCGCGTTCGAAGAAGCGTGTGCGCAGGGATTCGTGGCGCTCGATCAGTTGCTGGAAGCTCGCGCGCAAGGCGTCTTCGTCGAGTTCGCCGCGCAGGCGCAGGGCACCGGGAATGTTGTAGGCGCTGCTTTGCGGGTCGAGTTGCCAAGTGATCCACAAACGGTTTTGCGCCAGCGATTGCGGCATCGGCTCGCTGCGCGACAGTGCGGCGATTGCACCTTGGGCACTGCCGCCGTCTTGCTGCTGTTGCGCCACGGCTGCGGCGAATGCCGACAGCGTCGGCGCTTCGAACAGCAGGCGCAGGTTCAGCTCAAGAGCGAGTTCTTCACGCACGCGGGCGATCACTTGCGTGGCGGCGATCGAGTTGCCGCCAAGCAGGAAGAAGTGATCGTCGGCGTTGACCTGTTTGACGTTGAGTTGCTCGGCCCAGATCTTGCCGATCAGGGCTTCGAGTTCAGAGACGCTGGTGGTCGCTTCTTGGGTTTCAGAGGCGGTTGACGGGAACACCGCGTAGCTGTCGAGGCTGCCATCGGCCAAACGATTGCGGCAGGCCGAACGTTGCAACTTGCCGCTGGAGGTTTTCGGCAACGCGCCCGGATTGAGCAACACCACCACGCTCGGCGCTTCCTGATACGCCTCGGCCACGGCTTGGCGAATGGCTTTGATCAGCGCTTGCGGCGGCAGGATTTTCTGCACGCTGCGGCTGATTTCCGCAGCGATGCCGATGCCTTCCGCGCCATTCTGATTGACCGCGAATGCAGCGACGCGGCCCTTGCGCACGACCTCCACTTCGTTCTCGACAGTCTTCTCGATGTCCTGCGGATACAGGTTATGGCCGCGCACGATGAGCATGTCTTTCAAGCGGCCGGTGACGAACAACTCGCCGTCGCGGATAAAACCGAGGTCGCCGGTGCGTAGCCAGGTGCGGCCGGCGTGCTCGACGAAGGTCTTGGCGCTGGCCTCAGGGTTGCGCCAGTAACCGAGGGCGATGCTCGGGCCGGCCGCCCAGACTTCGCCGATGGCGTTGTCGGCGAGTTCTACCCGCGTATTCGGCTCGACGATCAGCACCGCATGTTCCGGTTGGCTGATCCCGCAGCTCATGATCGGGCTGCCCTCGCCCGGCTCGGCACGGTTTTGTGCCAGGGCCTGATCGTCCACACGCAGTGCCGGAATGCCAGTGCCGCGCGGCGTGCCGGCGACGAACAGCGTGGCCTCGGCCAGACCGTACGAGGCCATGAAACTGTCATCGCTAAAACCGCTCACCGCGAACTTGTCGGCGAAGCGTTCCAGGGTGTCGAGGCGGATCGGTTCGGAACCGGAATAGGCCACGCGCCAACGGCTCAGATCAAGGCGTTCAAGCGCCGATTCGCTGACCCGTTCGCTGCACAGGCGATAGGCAAAATCCGGCCCGCCGCTGATGGTGCCGCCGTATTGGCTGATTGCTTCGAGCCAGCGCAATGGACGGCCAAGGAAATACGCCGGCGACATCAGGATGCACGGCACGCCGCTGAAGATCGGCTGCAGCAAGCCACCGATCAAGCCCATGTCGTGGTACAGCGGCAGCCAACTGACGATGACGTCGTCCGGATTCACGTCAATGCCGAAACCATGGCGGATCAACAGTTCGTTGGCGACCAGATTGCCGTGGCTGACCTGCACGCCTTTGGGCAAAGCGGTAGAGCCGGAGGTGTATTGCAGGAAGGCGATGTGGTCTTGCGGCAGATTCGGCTCGACCCAGGTTTCGGCCTGTGCACTGTCGAGGGTATCGACGCACAGCAGCGGCGGCGCGCCTTCGATCTGCTGCAAGGCGTCGCGCAGCTCGGCACTGGTCAGCAACAGAAGCGGCTCGGCATCGGCAATGATCGACAGCAAACGTTCCTGATGATGGCGACGCGCGGATTCCGGCGGATAGGCCGGCACCGCAATCACCCCGGCGTACAGGCAACCAAAGAACGCCGCGACGTAGTCCGGACCGCTGGGAAACAGCAACACCGCGCGATCACCGAATTGCGCTTCAGCCTGCAACGCGGCAGCAATGGTGCGCGCGCGCTGATCGAGTTCGCGATAGCTGAGTACCACAGCTTGCTCTGCGTTTTCGGCGAGAAAACGCAAGGCCAGTTGATCCGGCGTCAGGGCCGCGCGGCGCTGGAGGGCTTGGACCAGGGTGCTGGGGAGTTCGAACGCGTCGGTCATGAGGTTTCCTGCCTGAATTCGGCTTGCTAATGGAATCGGGTTGCTGCGTCACGCCCCTCAAGGGCATGCAGGGCGCGGTCTGTGCCGACCGCGCAAGGCATGGGAATGCTGTCTGGCCGGGGCTCTGTACCCGGAACCATTCACCAATGAGAACGGATGACGTCTTGAAATAATTAGTCGGCAGGCTGGATAGCCAATGGGGCCGGGGTGCGGCCGCGTGTCGCAGTTCGCAGAACGCACCGTTGTGGATCATTAATTCTTTTTCTCAATTGACAATCATTATCATTCAACATAATTTGTCGCTCGATGTGTAGGACGGCCCCGTCCCCCAGGCGTCCCACTAACCTATTTGGCAGCAAGGTGATTTCCATGACGGAACAAGTATCCACAAGCAGGTGCGATTCACCGCTACTTCAGGCATTCGTCGAAAATCGACTGATTCTGGTCAAGATTGCAGCGCGCATTACCGGCTGCCGCTCGCGTGCCGAGGATGTGGTGCAGGATGCGTTTTTCCGACTGCAATCGGCACCACCGATCACGTCGTCGATCAAGGCCCAGCTGAGTTATCTGTTTCAGATCGTGCGCAACCTCGCCATCGATCACTACCGCAAACAGGCGCTCGAGCAGAAGTACGCCGGCCCTGAAGAGGAAGGGCTGAACGTGGTCATTCAGGGTGCTTCGCCGGAAACCTCACACATCAATTTCTCCACCCTGGAACACATCGCCGACGCGCTGACCGAGCTGCCGAGCCGGACCCGTTATGCGTTCGAGATGTATCGCCTGCACGGCGTGCCGCAGAAAGACATCGCCAAGGAACTGGGCGTTTCGCCGACCCTGGTCAACTTCATGATTCGCGATGCGCTGGTGCACTGCCGCAAGGTCTCGAGCAGTCGCCGCGATGTGGTGATTGCCGGTCGCCGGTAAGACCGCGTCGTCAGATAGAAAAAGATCGCAGCCTGCGGCAGCTCCTACATGAGAACCCTGCCGCAGGCTGCGATCTTTGGCTTTTTTGAATGACCTCAGGCCAGCTTGCACCGATCAAAAAACCGCTCACGCCCCAGAATCATCAACGCCGCGCGCTTGTGCGGGAAGTCGAATTCCTTCTCGCAGTGGAAGCACTGATTCTGCATATGGCCAATCATCTTCGCGTTATCGGCACGCGGCTCGGCGACCACCCGCTGGGTGCGCGGATCATCGAGAAACAGGTAATGCACCAGCGCCGATAACCAGCTCGCCACTTTGTGCGGGCCGCGGTGATCTTCCTCGCCGACCAGCATGTGAATGCCACGGTCGAAGTTATCGGCATCGTAGAACGGCGCGATGCGATCTTCCTTGGCCCAATAAGCCTCGAAATAGGCAAACGGCTGATCATCGAAGCAGCCGATCAACGTTAGCGTGTGCGGATCGGTGTCGAGTTTGCTCAGGTACTCACGATGCTTTTCGATACTGCCCTCCTCCTGCCAGAAACTGGCGACACGAGGGCTGTTCTGCCAGCGATTGAATCGCGGCAGATCTTCTTCGATCTCCACGGTTCGCAGGGAAATCCACGCACCCAGGCGCGCATCGAAACGCCGATAGACTTCACCACGCGGCTTCACCGGTCGCAGCGGATGGCGCTTGCCTTGGCTGATGACCATTTGCTGCGGGTAGCTGCCGGTCAGCGAAGTGCCGAGCCACGGTTGCGGCAGTTGCCAGAACAGCGTGCGTTCGCAGCGATATTCGCCGGCCACTTCAGTGCTTACCAGCAAACCGCTGAGCAACGCTTCGGTCGGCGGCTGATCCAGTTGCCAGGTCAATTGCTGGCAGTCAGGATCGCGGGCGAACAGCCAATAACAGGCGGCCCACAGCGCTTGCCCGGGCGGCAAGGCAAAACGCTCATCGATCTGAATCGGCCCTTTGGCCTCACGATCAAGGCGCAGGCGAATCAGCGGCTGCCCGTCCAGGCTCAGGCTCAGACGGCTTTCGGTGGCATCAGCGATCAGTTGACTGCCCGAAGGCAACGCAAGGGCAGTCAGTTCATTCAGATTGGACATGGGTCGGGCTCACGATAATCGTCGACAGTTCAACGATGGGACGTGATCCGCGCAGGGAAATTTAGCCTTTGCCGGGAAATCACTGCCTCAGTGGTGAGGCACTGGCACCACGGCAATCTTGTACGGATCGAAAATCTTCAGCATTTCACCGTTGTCGCGCAAACCCTGCAGCAGTCTGGAAAATGCCTCGCCGGTGATCGGCGCGGTTGGCCGCAGGATCGCGTAATGGTGATAGACCTGATCGATACGCTGCGAGACCAGCAGCTCCTCACGGACTTTTTCATTGCGCAGCAGATAATCGAACAGATAGGAACGCGTCACCAGCGCAATATCGGCGCGCCCGCGCAGGACCATCAGCAAGTTGCTGTCGTGAGAATAGGTCAACGTCGCGTTGAAGTTTTGAGCGAGGAACTTGGGGTCTGCGTTGAAGTTGGCGAATTCGTAGTGATAGCCGCTGAACAACGCCAGACGCTTGTCGGTCAGGCTGGCGAAGTAATTTTGCTGGCGGCCGTCTTCACGTTGCGCGACGAAAATCTCGGCGTCTTCCAGGCCCATATCGACATCGGTGTGAGGAATATCCTTCCAGCCCCATTCCGGATTCTCGAAGATCGCCAT from Pseudomonas helmanticensis includes:
- a CDS encoding RNA polymerase factor sigma-70 codes for the protein MTEQVSTSRCDSPLLQAFVENRLILVKIAARITGCRSRAEDVVQDAFFRLQSAPPITSSIKAQLSYLFQIVRNLAIDHYRKQALEQKYAGPEEEGLNVVIQGASPETSHINFSTLEHIADALTELPSRTRYAFEMYRLHGVPQKDIAKELGVSPTLVNFMIRDALVHCRKVSSSRRDVVIAGRR
- a CDS encoding GNAT family N-acetyltransferase, which produces MSNLNELTALALPSGSQLIADATESRLSLSLDGQPLIRLRLDREAKGPIQIDERFALPPGQALWAACYWLFARDPDCQQLTWQLDQPPTEALLSGLLVSTEVAGEYRCERTLFWQLPQPWLGTSLTGSYPQQMVISQGKRHPLRPVKPRGEVYRRFDARLGAWISLRTVEIEEDLPRFNRWQNSPRVASFWQEEGSIEKHREYLSKLDTDPHTLTLIGCFDDQPFAYFEAYWAKEDRIAPFYDADNFDRGIHMLVGEEDHRGPHKVASWLSALVHYLFLDDPRTQRVVAEPRADNAKMIGHMQNQCFHCEKEFDFPHKRAALMILGRERFFDRCKLA
- a CDS encoding substrate-binding periplasmic protein, whose translation is MKSSPIRTAAGLMLAALAAIWVLPAQAAQLVRVGAAHFPPYTVRPENGADTGLLPQLVEALNAQQSDYQFVLVPTSIPRRFGDFKQGRIDMAIFENPEWGWKDIPHTDVDMGLEDAEIFVAQREDGRQQNYFASLTDKRLALFSGYHYEFANFNADPKFLAQNFNATLTYSHDSNLLMVLRGRADIALVTRSYLFDYLLRNEKVREELLVSQRIDQVYHHYAILRPTAPITGEAFSRLLQGLRDNGEMLKIFDPYKIAVVPVPHH